TGCCGCCCGGTCGACGAACTTCGGCTGGTGAGCCAGGAGCAGAACGGGGAGATCGGGATCGGCGCCGTCCAGGGCTCCGGCGAGGTGGGCGCGATGGCCGGCCAGGCCGGAGGATTCGGCGGTGACGTCGTCCACGCCGGCGACCACGAGGGTGTCGCCGCCACGTTCGAGCAGCAGATGGCGGTTGCGTAGCGGTTCCCAGCCCAGCTCGTCCATCAGGTCGACCCAGCCCTGTGCCTCGCTGTAGTACTCGTGGTTGCCGGTGACGTAGACCCGGGCCCGGGTGGCCTGCACGGTGGCGAGCGGAGCAGCCTGGGCGCGGCGGCGCTCGGCCGTGCCGTCCGCGATGTCGCCGGTGTGGCAGACGAGGTCGGCCTCCAGTGTGTTCACGACCTCGCAGACCCGTGCCGACCAGCGGGCGCGGTCGAGGGGGCCGTAGTGCGTGTCGGTGATGAGAGCGACACGGGTGCCGTCCAGCCCGGCTCCCAGGCGCGGAAGCCGCAGGTCCAGTTCACGTACGCGGGGTACGCGACGGGCCTCGGCGTACCCCCAGGCAAGGAGTACGACGGCCACAGCGAGGACGGTCCACGTCACGATGCGGGCCCGATCCTGTCCGTCCCCGACACCGGCCACGGTCAGGGCCGGCCGCAGCAGGACGCCGAGCAGAACGGACCAGGTGAACAGGACCCAGCTGCTGCCCAGCAGGGTGTCACCTATGATCGCCGCCCAGTCCTGTTGGCGCCGGCCATGGCCGCGCATCATCGCGAGAGGCATACCGATCAGGCCGATGACGAACAGGGCGGTGCCGACCAGAGTGACGGGCAGTGGCCAGTGCTGCCCGGAGTACAGCAGCACCCAGCAGGGCACAGCCCACAGCAGGACGGGTGCGACCAGGGGGATGTAGCGCATCAGCCGGTGCAGTCGGCTCGGTCGAGCCGCTTGCGCTTCATCGTCTGCCGGGCGGGTGTCGCTGGTGTTGGTCACGCTGCTCCTCCTGATGCTCCGTCCCTTGAATCATGCCTCTTGCGGTGCCGGATGGCGGACGGAGCGGTCGTCGTACCGGAGGCCAGGCCCTGGCTTTGGCGTGATCCGTCGCTCATGCCCCGATTCTGGTGTGGCCTCAATTGCGAGAGGTCCCCGCGAACTCACCGAGTCGGCGGGGCTGTTGGAAAGTTGCGCGCGCGGTTCACGCAGAGGGGCCAAACCGAGCCCATCGCGCGGGGGAAGAAGGCGCAACGCATCCCGGGATCCGCCCCGAAGCGCATCCACCTACGTGAGAGCGGCCAGCCCTACGAGATAGCCAGGACCACACCCCGCACCCCACGCGCGCCCTCACGGACCTGCCGCACGCGGTGAAGACCGGAGACCTCAGTCGCCGAGTTCCGTTCCGCACAGCGTGGGCACGACGGTCTCCGGGTCGCCGCTGAGGGCCGTGGCCGTGACCCAGCCCGTCTCGCCGCTCTGGAGGGCCAGTTGGACCCAGACCGCGCTCGTCCTGCCATGGGCGGTGACCTCTTCGCCCTGACGCGAGCAGAGCGCCGGGTAGTCACCGCCGACTGCAATCGTACTGAGCACGGTGCCGGCGGTGTTCGGCTCGGAGCGGACCGGGGCGGAGGCCTCGCCGTGGACGGTGGTGGTGCCTGTGGGTGAGGGATCCGTCGGTGACGGGGAGGGCTCCTGGTCCTCGGACGGGGACGGGCTGGTCTCCGTCGGGGAAGCCCCATCGGCGGGGGCCGCGACGTAGATCGTTGCCGCTTGCCGCCCGCTCGCGGTGACCTTGTCGCCCGGCCCGGGAGACCCGTCCCCGGCCGGAGGCAGCTGCACCGAACCGTCCGGGACAGTCGTGGGGACGACAACGCGGGTGACCGTACCCTCCGACACGTCCGCCGCCTCGGAGGCGTACTGCACCTGCAGGCAGGCGGATGACAGCTTGGCCACGGTGTCCGTCACGGAGTCCCCGGCGGACACCTCCGGCAGGACGAGAGCGACGTCACCGGAGTCCGCGCAGGAGGACGCCGACGCGCTCGGTACCGGCTCGTCCTGCGGTATGTCGGAGATCGTCAGCCTGCTGCCCGGCTCGGCATCCGTCATGTCGATCCGGAGCTCGCCGCCCCGTGCCACCGCGAGTTCCTGGCCGTCGAGCGCCGGTTCGACCCGGCGGTCCGTCCGCACCAGATAAGCGGCTTCGACAAGGCCCTGTTTCGAACTGACGTACCGGAAGATCGCGGTGAGATAGCCTTCGGGGCTGACTGCGAACTGGTGTTCAACTCCCGTGTCCACCGAGAAGACCCCGATAGGAGTGACAAAGGATCGACCTACGCTAAAGGTGATCTTCCCTGATGAATCCAGTGTGAATGTCACCGGCGAGAATGTTGGAGTGAAGGAGACCGACGCATCGGAATCCTCCTCACACCCCGCCGCTCCCAACAGGCACAGCAACATCACACCAACTATGGGCAGGCAGAGCAGCTTTGATCGCACCGCACGCATGATTCCCCCGATTCCCCCGTGCACGCATATCGGCTCACGCATCGTAGCGTCGCGAATCTAGATCCCACCATGAATGTTACTGATTCTCGACCGACCGTTTAAATCTTTCGAATTCGAGATCGAGACAACAAGAAAGGGAATCTTGATCCCTGGCTGGAGGGCGCGCGGAGCGGTTCACGCGGGGCCGAACCGAGGCCATCGCGCGGGCAGCGGACGACTCGATTCCCCAACAGCCCTACGCCGGACCCTGTCATGCTGAGCAGGTTCGAATCGATCCGCAGCACACCGTGGAGGTTCTGATGCGTGCAGGCGTCGTCATCGCCGCGCAGCCCGGTGTGGAGGATCTGGCCGTGCGGGCCGAGGAGTTGGGCTTGCACAGTTTCTGGGTCAACGACACCCCGCTGGTCCAGGGCGACGCCTTCGTCGCCTTGAGCCTGTGCGCGAAGGCAACCAGCCGCATCAGGCTCGGCATCGGCGTGACCTCACCGGCGCTGCGTTCGGCCCCGGCCGCCGCGAGCGGGCTCGCAGCCTCAACGCCCTGGCACCGGGCCGGATCATCTGCGGAGTCGGCACCGGAAACGCTGCCCGGCGCGCCCTGGGCATGCGGCCGACCACGGCGGCTCAGCTGGAGAACTTCACTGCCGCACTGCAGGACCTGTGCGCCGGACGTTCGACCGAGTACCGCGAAGGTGACCGGGTGCGCGACATCCGGTTCTTGCACGCCGGGGCGCACGTGAACGCCGCCGACCCGATCGAGTTCGTCGTGGCCGCGCTCGGGCCGCAGGCCGCCGGCCTCGCCGGCCGTCGCGGCACCGGCCTCATCTCCTTCGGACTGCTGGACCCCGCCGCTTGGCAGGCACTGCGTGATACCCGCCGCCACGCCGCCCAGGGCGCACCTCGCGGCCCCGACTACGTGGTCACCTCGCTCCACCTGCTCGACGAGAACGAGGACCCCCACGGCGACGCGGCCCGGGATGCCACGGGCCACCTCGTCCTGTCGCTGCTGGCCTACGCCGCGGACACGGCCGCCGACACACCCGCCTTCGCCGACCAACTCGGCCCCGGCGAACGCGAGGCCGTGCGGCTCCTCCTCGACCGGCGCGGCACCACCGCCCCCGCGCCGGACCGGCACACCAAGCTCTACGCCATACCTCGGACGCATCGCACCACAGGACCGGGACCTCGTCCTGCCCTCGCTCATGAACGCCCTGGCCCTGGTCGGCACCCGCGACGACCTCCTCGCCCGTATCGCCGCCCTGGAACACGCCGGAATCGACGAACTCCTCATCCAGCCCGTGATCGACCCACCCGCCGAGATGGCCCAGCTCGCGAAACTCCTCACGTCCGACGCGGCCCGAACCGAATGACGGCAATCGCCGCCGCTGTCCTCACCCGGGAGACCAGCCCTAAGCCAGCGAGATTCACCTCTGGGATCTCGCCGGCGAAACGAACGGTAAATACGCGTACAGCGAGCGTCACTTGCTCTATGAAGAGTGCCGCCCGGATCCCGCTGTGCACAGTTCCCTCAGCCCCAACCCCGGCCAGGTAGGAAAAGTATCCTCGCGCTACGACGAGATAGATGGTGATGTCGTCGCCGCTGACCCTTGGCCCGTAAATCTTCTGCATGGCCGTGCAGTGAGTCGTGGAAACTGCGACCACGTCATGCGGAGCTTCTTCTCCCCACTCGCGACACCAATTCTTGACCACTCAAATAATCTGCGGAAGATGTCCGGTTTGTAAGTCGCTGCTCGCCACGAGGGGGACCATAGCCCCATCTGTCTTCAGGTGCTCCGAGCCGGGTTCCATCACGTGGGGCCAGAGAGCCGGAGCCCGACAGTGGGGACCGGCAGGAGATCGTGGAGGTCTCGTCAAGACGCTGCCCCCGCAGTTCCAGGACCTCGAGCAGCGCAAGACCTGGGAGGCCGCCGGAGCCGTCGGCCAGACGCCCGAGAAATCCTCCGACAGCGCACCGGCCACGACACCCCAGCCAGTTCCGCATGCCCTCGGGTGTGGAGGGTGGTTCGCCGGCCACAGGCCTTCCCTCTGACCAGCGTCTTCGGTGGGCTCCCCAACAAGCGGACGCTGGTGTTCGCCCCGTCCACTGGTTCGCTCCTCGCCTACGAGGAAGAGCTGACCGGCGATCCGGGCGCCCTCAATGTGAAGACGCCGGCAGTCATCGACTATGCGACATTCTTGACGGCCGAGCGCACGCCGTAAAACGGAGTGCGGTACTCGATTTCGCGGGGCCACGGAGATCGCGCGAGTCCTCACGCGTACCGATGCGGAGCTCAGCGGCCTCTATGCCGGGGCTGTTGCCCGCCTCGTCTGAGTCACCGTGGGCCGCACTCGGTCAGCGTGGAGGCGAGGGCCTCGGTCGCGTCCACGAGTTCGTTGTCCTGCTCGGCCAGGAGACGCGGGATGATGCCGCGCTGGGCGTGCACGGCCCGGCGGGCGGCCGACTCCCACTCGACGTGGTCGCCGTGGCGGCGTCGGAGCTTGGGGAAGGCGGCGGCAGTGGTTTCCCATTGCCGGGCGCCGGCGATGTTCCGCAGCAGGCCCAGGATCTGCACGCGGCACGACGTCTGCGGGCGCTGGGCCAGGTCCCACAGGAAGGGGACCGTGATGGCCGTTGCCTGTCCGACGACGAAGCCGTGCCGGCAGATCCGGTGCCGCAATCGGTCCAGCGCGTTCTGCGAGGCGGACTTGTCGCCCGAGGCGATGGCGGCGAGCAGGTAGGGGATAGCGGCGGCGGATCCCGACGAGTCCTCGATGTCGCCCCAGGAGACGAGACCGACGTCGCGGAGTGTGGTGGTCTGCTGCGGTTGAGGCGCGGTTCTCTGACCGTTTCGGGGCTCGGTACGCGGCTTCATGCCAGGCGCGCCCCTGTGGGCAGCATGGCCCAGACGGTCTTGTACCGGGGTGTGTGGCGGGTCCAGCCCCAGTGCTGCGCGAGGGCCTCCACGATGAACAGGCCACGGCCGTGTTCGCTGAGCGCGTTCGGCGCCTGCGTCGTGTGCGGAAGTCCGTCGCCCTGGTCGGTCACGGCACACACCAGGTGGGCCGTGCGGCGCGTGAGACGCAGCCACACCTCCGACTCGGCGTCGTCGAGGGTGTCGCACCTCCGGCCATGCAGAACGGCATTGGCGGCGAGTTCGGAGACGACGGTCAGCGCGTCGTCCCGGCACTGACCCAACCCCCAGTCGCCCAGGACGCGTTCGGTGAACTCGCGGGCCTGTGCGCATCCCTCGCTGCTGCCGGGCAGGCGCAGGGTGGCGCTTCTGCCGGTGGGGCGCGAGACAGGGGCGAGGGCCGCGGCCCGCTGTGCCGGGAGCACGGCCGGGCCAGACCAGGGTGCTGGGCGCGCGGGTTGCGACACGGCATCTCCTGAGGTGGCGTCAGGACGTCAGATCGGGGCGCCAGCACGGATGTTGGCGACGGGGTTATTATCCACGTCGACAGCCAGTCCGTGCAATTTCACGAGAAATTGCACGCTTGGATCGAGCCAGTCATGCGCGAGGAGACCGCAGTGTCATCAGTTCCGAATGGGGTGCAAGCGAGTTCACTGGAGGTCCGCTGGACCAAGAGCCGCCACAGCAACGCCGAAGGCAACTGCGTCGAGGTGGCGTCCCTGACCGGGGGAGGCGTGGCGATGCGCAACTCCCGTGATCCGCACGGACCCGCGCTCATCTACACGTCCGCCGAGATCGCGGCCTTCCTGGCCGGTGTGAAGGACGGTGAGTTCGACGACCTGGTGTGACAGGTGATGCGCGCCGTCCGTACCCGGCGCGGGCCCGGACATGCGCACAGCGGCCAACCGGTGCGATAATGCAGGCTGTTGCCTTCTGCCCACCGGGAGTCAGGATGCCCTCCGAGTCGCCTCGCGTCTCCCGTCTCGAGCCGTACCTGCAGCGCACCGAGCCCGCACCGACCTTGCTGAAGATGCTGGTCGGCGTGCAGTTGGCGGGCCTGCGCGAGGATGCGGGCATGGCGCAGGAGCAGGCGGCGCGGGCCGTGGGGTTCAGCCCGGCGAAGCTGTCCCGCATCGAGGCGGGCAAGGGCCGCCGTCCACCTACCGAGGACGATGTCCGCGCGCTGCTGGACTTCTACAAGACGGAGGAGTACGAGGCGTCCGTCCTGCTGCAACTGCTGCGGCGGGCCGGTGAGCCCGGGTGGTGGCAGCGTTTCGACAAACGGTTGATGCCGGAATGGTTCGACCGGCTCGTCGGGCTGCAAGAAGCGGCCGATTTCATCCGTACGTTCGAGATTCAGTACGTTCCCGGACTGCTGCAGACGCCGGCCTACACGCGCGCCGTCGTGGAGCGCGGTCTGCCCGGAGCCCCGAGCCGCGAGGTGAACCGCCGCGTGGAGCTGCGTACGAAGCGGGCGGAACTGCTGGGGCGGCCGGACGCGCCGCAGTTGTGGGCGATCGTCGACGAGTCGGTGCTGCTGCGGGTCCTGGGCAGCCGCGAGATCATGCGCGAACAGCTGGAACACCTCATCACCATGGCCGAGCAGAGGCATGTCGTCGTGCAGGTCGTCCCCCTGGACGCGACCAACGCGTCCGCACCGGCCATCCCGGTCACGTACCTGCGCTTCGGCGGCCTCGATCTCCCGGACATCGTCTACCTGGAGCACATCAGGAGCGCCACGTTCCTGGAGGACCGTGACGAGACCGAGCAGTACCGCGTGGCGCTCGACCAGCTGGCCGACGACGCGCTCAGCCCCCGAGACTCCCTGGACCGTCTGCGCGAGACCGTCAAACAGCGCTACGGGGGCCAGTGAGCCGGTGCCGCTCCGTCACAGGATGCGACCGCACCCGCCGAACTCGACCCATTCCTGGGTCAGCTGACGCGGCGCCACCTCGGTGTCGGGCCGCCAGGTGGACACCTCCACCAGGCCGGGCTCAAGGATCTCCAGCCCCTCGAACCACTGCGCGACGTCCTTCTCCTCGCGCACCCGACCCCAGTGCCCCTGCGTGGCCTTGTCCATGAAGTCGGTGACGAACTCCCGCACCTTGGGGTCCTCGCTGACCAGTTGGCACATCACCAGGCAACTGCCGGGCACGAGCCGCTCGGTCACCCGCTTCACCACCGCGAGCGGACCTTCCGTGTCGCTGTCCGGAATGCAGTGGAACACCGAGTTGAACAGCACGCCCACCGGCTGCGAGAAGTCGATCAGCCGCTGGGTGTCGGGGTGGGAGAAGATCCCGTCGGTGTCGCGCAGGTCGGCCTGGATCACGGCCGTGCGGTCGTTCTGGTCCAGCAGGGCCCGGCCGTGCACCAGAACCATCGGATCGTTGTCCGCGTACACCACGCGTGAGGTGGGATCGATGCGCTGGGCCACCTGGTGCACGTTGTTCTGCGTGGGCAGGCCGGACCCGTGGTCCAGGAACTGCCGGATGCCGTACTCCTGCGCCAGCGTCCCCACCACCCGCTGCAGGAAGCTCCGGTTGTTCAGCGCCAGTGCCCGGGTGCTGGGCACCACCTTGTCCAGTTCCTCGCAGGCGGCACGGTCGACCGCGTAGTTGTCCTTGCCGCCCAGGTAGTAGTCGTACATGCGCGCGGCCGTCGGAACCGTGGCGTCGATCTTGGTGGACAACCGCTTCCCGGACTCCATTGTCTCCCCAGTTGTGTCCCGCACCGAGCTGACCGGTGCATCAGGCAATACATCCTAGGGACAAGGCACTTGGCGCATCCACAGTCTCTACAAAGTCCCGTCCGCCGCGGCCGGTACCGCAGCCGATCTGTCCGTCGCAGGCCGCGTCTGGGATGCTGAAGGCCAGGCTGGACAGGGGGGTGGACGGTGTTTACGGAACCTATGGCGCGAGCTGTTGTAGAACCTGCGGTACTCCAGCTGCTACGGCGGTACCCCCGTGGCAGGTCGCACGCCACGACGGTCTCGTTCGGCGGGGACGACTTCAGCATGTGCGCCCACGTTCGGGCGCAGTGGGCGGCACCCGGACAGGTGAAGATCGCACTGGCCTGTTGGGTCGTCAACATGGACACCGCGCGCTATATCGGTGGCAACCCACCTGCCGAGAAGGAGATGTTCCTGCCGCCGGAAGGCACGGCGCAGTGGGACGAGGACCTGACCAGCCGCGTGATCGGCCACCTCGCAACTCGTATGAACGCTCTTGCCGCCGCTCGGCCGACCACCGACGAGCACCTCACCATCACCGTGCCTCTCGTCCTGACGTAGTCCGTCGGCGGCGGCTGTTTCGAGCGCGCGGCACCGTGCCGTCCGCGCCGCTCGGGCTTCTTGACCGGACATCCTGCGTCAGGACGGCTGGTTGTCCCACGTGTCGTTGGTGTGCGGGGCATCCTTGGTGAAGGGACTGTCCACGAACGCGACCAGGGCCATGGTGTCGGCGTCGGGTTCCTCCTTCGCCGGCCGATGGGTGATCGTTTGGGGCAGCATCACCAGCGCCGTGGTCCCCTGTTCCTCGTGGGAGGGGCGTAGCTGAACGCGGATGCCGTGTCGGTCGGCCAGTCGGCCCACCACGAAAAGGCCCATGCGCTGGGAGAGCGCGGCGTCGACGGTGGGCGGGTCGGCGAGGATGCGGTTGATGTCCGCGAGTTCGTCGTGGGGCAGGCCTATGCCCTGGTCGTGAATCTCGAGGATGGTCCGGCCGTCGGGCAGCCGTGCGGCGGTGATGTGGACCGGGACGTGCGGGGAGGAGAAGGCCGCGGCGTTCTCCAGGAGTTCGGCGAGCAGGTGGACCAGGTCGTTGATGGCGCGGCCGTCGATCTGGGCTTCCGGGATGCCGGAGAACTGGATGCGCTCGTACTGCTCCACTTCCGAGACCGCGGCACGGACGACGTCGACGAGAGGCATGGGCTGGTCCCACTGCTGCGCGGGGCTCTCGCCGCTGAGCACCAGGAGGTTCTCGCCGTTGCGGCGCACTCGTGTGGCGAGGTGGTCGAGGCGGAAGAGGTTCTCCAGCTGGTCGGGGTCGGCTTCCCGGCCCTCCAGGTCGGAGATCATGGCGAGTTGGCGCTCGATGAGGGGCTGGCTGCGGCGCGCCAGGTTGCCGAGGATGGTGTTGATGTTGGCGCGCAGCAGGGCCTGTTGAGCGGCGAGCCGGACGGCTTCGCGGTGGACGTGGTCGAAGGCGCGGGCGACTTCGCCGATCTCGTCCGTGGTGGTGATGGGGATGGGTTCGACGTCGGAGTCGACCCGGCCCGGGATGGCGCGGGTGAGCTGGGTCAGCCGGTCCGGCAGCCGCTGTGCGGCGATGGCGTGGGCGGAGGCGCTGAGGCGGCGCATGCTGGTGCTCATCGTGCGGGCCACCCAGTTCGCGAGGAGAAAGGCGAGGAGGATGGAGGCGAGCACGAGCGCTGCGTTGACGATGGCGTCGTCGCGGGCGTCGTCGGCGATGTCATGGGCTTCGGACAGTGCGGTGCCGGTGAGGTACACCTCGACGCTGCGATAGGCGTCGAAGCTGAGGGTGGAGGCGGCGAAGAACGTCGCGGGCGTGATGCCGCGCTCGGTGAGTTGTGTGGCTGTCGCGCCGGAGGCGATGGCGCTGGTCATCGAGTCCAGACTCGGCGGGGGGACGAAGGTCCGCCCGGCTGCCTCGGCCTGCGTCCGGGCCGCTGCGATCTGCTGCCGCCCCTTCACCTCCGCGTTCGCGAGCGCCTTGCGCAACCGGGCCACGTCGTCGGTGCCGGCGAAGCCGGCGTACTCCTGCAACGCGACCTGCTCGAGGTAGACGTAGGAGCTGAACGAGGCGAGCTGGGACTGGAGTTCACCCTGGGCGAGCTTGCTGCGGTCCTCGACGAGGAGGTGCGTGCCAATGGCGCGGATCAGCGACTCGGCCGCCTGGGTGAGTGAGATGGCGTACAGGGTGCGGCCGAAGGTGGCCTGGCTGCTGATGCCGAAGCCCAGTTCGTTGGAGATCTCCATCAGCGGGTGCTGGACGGCGTGGTAGCTCTCCTCGGTCTGCACGCCGGTCACGCTGGCGGTGAAGGCGTTGGCGCGTACCGCGGCGAGGCGCTTCTCGCCTGCGCGGACGAGTTGGACCCGGCGCTCGAGGCTGGCGGTTCTCGGCATGCGGGCGACCGCCTCGTCGAACCTTTCTGCGTCCTGGTCGGTGATCTTCCGGGCCTTGGCGACGGTGTCCGAGTCGCGCTCGCCTTTCACCAACGGGATGACGGAGACGTCGCGTTCGTTGATGGCGTCGCTGGCGTAGGTGTTCGCCGCCTGGACCAGTTCCGCCACGCGGACCGCGTCCTTGGCGGTCTGCCAGGTGTCGACGGAGCGCTTGACGCGCACGCCGCCGAGGACGAGGGCGACGAGGACCGGGATCAGCAGGATGGCCTGCAGCTTTTGGGCCACACGCAAGTTGCGGGCATTGAATCTTCGGCCCGTGGCAGTGGGGGTGTGCGACACGGTCGTCCTATCGGCTCGGATCCGCCTCGTGTTCGACACTCTCCACAACGAGACGGTCACAGTGCGTTGTTCAGATCGGATCGTTCCGATGTGTAGCACTCTGCTTCCGCTGTTGAACTGGATTTCACTGAAGCGGTACGCAGTTGAGCTTTCAAATGACAGATAGGGGGCGGCTTCTGGAGTGCACCCTGCTCGGGGGCTTGGCCGGCTCGACTGCGTCAACGGTG
Above is a window of Streptomyces sp. NBC_00490 DNA encoding:
- a CDS encoding metallophosphoesterase, which produces MTNTSDTRPADDEAQAARPSRLHRLMRYIPLVAPVLLWAVPCWVLLYSGQHWPLPVTLVGTALFVIGLIGMPLAMMRGHGRRQQDWAAIIGDTLLGSSWVLFTWSVLLGVLLRPALTVAGVGDGQDRARIVTWTVLAVAVVLLAWGYAEARRVPRVRELDLRLPRLGAGLDGTRVALITDTHYGPLDRARWSARVCEVVNTLEADLVCHTGDIADGTAERRRAQAAPLATVQATRARVYVTGNHEYYSEAQGWVDLMDELGWEPLRNRHLLLERGGDTLVVAGVDDVTAESSGLAGHRAHLAGALDGADPDLPVLLLAHQPKFVDRAADAGIDLQLSGHTHGGQIWPFHHLVRIDQPVVAGLSHHGTRTLLYTSRGTGFWGPPFRIFAPSEITLLVLRSPQQPTAP
- a CDS encoding SH3 domain-containing protein, translated to MDTGVEHQFAVSPEGYLTAIFRYVSSKQGLVEAAYLVRTDRRVEPALDGQELAVARGGELRIDMTDAEPGSRLTISDIPQDEPVPSASASSCADSGDVALVLPEVSAGDSVTDTVAKLSSACLQVQYASEAADVSEGTVTRVVVPTTVPDGSVQLPPAGDGSPGPGDKVTASGRQAATIYVAAPADGASPTETSPSPSEDQEPSPSPTDPSPTGTTTVHGEASAPVRSEPNTAGTVLSTIAVGGDYPALCSRQGEEVTAHGRTSAVWVQLALQSGETGWVTATALSGDPETVVPTLCGTELGD
- a CDS encoding ATP-binding protein, whose amino-acid sequence is MLPAQRAAALAPVSRPTGRSATLRLPGSSEGCAQAREFTERVLGDWGLGQCRDDALTVVSELAANAVLHGRRCDTLDDAESEVWLRLTRRTAHLVCAVTDQGDGLPHTTQAPNALSEHGRGLFIVEALAQHWGWTRHTPRYKTVWAMLPTGARLA
- a CDS encoding DUF397 domain-containing protein; the encoded protein is MSSVPNGVQASSLEVRWTKSRHSNAEGNCVEVASLTGGGVAMRNSRDPHGPALIYTSAEIAAFLAGVKDGEFDDLV
- a CDS encoding helix-turn-helix domain-containing protein, which gives rise to MPSESPRVSRLEPYLQRTEPAPTLLKMLVGVQLAGLREDAGMAQEQAARAVGFSPAKLSRIEAGKGRRPPTEDDVRALLDFYKTEEYEASVLLQLLRRAGEPGWWQRFDKRLMPEWFDRLVGLQEAADFIRTFEIQYVPGLLQTPAYTRAVVERGLPGAPSREVNRRVELRTKRAELLGRPDAPQLWAIVDESVLLRVLGSREIMREQLEHLITMAEQRHVVVQVVPLDATNASAPAIPVTYLRFGGLDLPDIVYLEHIRSATFLEDRDETEQYRVALDQLADDALSPRDSLDRLRETVKQRYGGQ
- a CDS encoding SAM-dependent methyltransferase, translated to MESGKRLSTKIDATVPTAARMYDYYLGGKDNYAVDRAACEELDKVVPSTRALALNNRSFLQRVVGTLAQEYGIRQFLDHGSGLPTQNNVHQVAQRIDPTSRVVYADNDPMVLVHGRALLDQNDRTAVIQADLRDTDGIFSHPDTQRLIDFSQPVGVLFNSVFHCIPDSDTEGPLAVVKRVTERLVPGSCLVMCQLVSEDPKVREFVTDFMDKATQGHWGRVREEKDVAQWFEGLEILEPGLVEVSTWRPDTEVAPRQLTQEWVEFGGCGRIL
- a CDS encoding sensor histidine kinase, with protein sequence MAQKLQAILLIPVLVALVLGGVRVKRSVDTWQTAKDAVRVAELVQAANTYASDAINERDVSVIPLVKGERDSDTVAKARKITDQDAERFDEAVARMPRTASLERRVQLVRAGEKRLAAVRANAFTASVTGVQTEESYHAVQHPLMEISNELGFGISSQATFGRTLYAISLTQAAESLIRAIGTHLLVEDRSKLAQGELQSQLASFSSYVYLEQVALQEYAGFAGTDDVARLRKALANAEVKGRQQIAAARTQAEAAGRTFVPPPSLDSMTSAIASGATATQLTERGITPATFFAASTLSFDAYRSVEVYLTGTALSEAHDIADDARDDAIVNAALVLASILLAFLLANWVARTMSTSMRRLSASAHAIAAQRLPDRLTQLTRAIPGRVDSDVEPIPITTTDEIGEVARAFDHVHREAVRLAAQQALLRANINTILGNLARRSQPLIERQLAMISDLEGREADPDQLENLFRLDHLATRVRRNGENLLVLSGESPAQQWDQPMPLVDVVRAAVSEVEQYERIQFSGIPEAQIDGRAINDLVHLLAELLENAAAFSSPHVPVHITAARLPDGRTILEIHDQGIGLPHDELADINRILADPPTVDAALSQRMGLFVVGRLADRHGIRVQLRPSHEEQGTTALVMLPQTITHRPAKEEPDADTMALVAFVDSPFTKDAPHTNDTWDNQPS